In a genomic window of Cataglyphis hispanica isolate Lineage 1 chromosome 18, ULB_Chis1_1.0, whole genome shotgun sequence:
- the LOC126856354 gene encoding NADH dehydrogenase [ubiquinone] flavoprotein 2, mitochondrial, with protein MLTSLRRACGLLAPRNIRGVQTTVNRTSDQLFIHRDSEHDNPNIPFEFNEANKKRIKAILSIYPEGHKRGAMIPLLDLAQRQHGWLPISAMHKVAEILEVPNMRVYEVATFYTMFNRRPMGKYHVQICTCTPCWLRDSDSIVKAVTAATNCEIGGTSADKLFTISEVECLGACANAPMFQVNDDYYEDLTPETATAVINALKKGERPPPGPQNSPRFAAEPAGGLTSLTSPPPGPGFGVRSDL; from the exons ATGTTAACGTCTCTACGTCGAGCTTGTGGGCTCCTC GCTCCAAGAAATATTAGGGGAGTGCAAACAACAGTGAATCGCACATCAGATCAGCTGTTcatt CATAGAGATAGTGAACATGACAATCCTAATATACCATTCGAATTCAATGAGGCTAATAAGAAGCGGATCAAAGCTATCCTTTCGATATATCCTGAAGGTCACAAACGTGGTGCCATGATACCTCTGTTGGATCTGGCGCAGCGACAACATGGCTGGCTACCTATTTCCGCCATGCACAAAGTCGCAGAAATATTAGAAGTACCAAATATGAGAGTTTACGAGGTAGCGACATTCTACACAATGTTCAATCGCAGACCTATGGGCAAGTATCATGTACAGATCTGTACCTGTACACCGTGTTGGTTGAGAGACTCTGATTCGATAGTCAAGGCGGTGACAGCGGCTACGAATTGTGAAATCGGTGGTACTTCCGCGGATAAATTGTTCACGATTTCGGAAGTGGAATGTCTTGGTGCTTGTGCCAATGCTCCGATGTTTCAAGTAAACGATGATTATTAT gaGGACTTGACTCCAGAGACTGCAACAGCTGTAATAAATGCTCTTAAGAAAGGTGAAAGACCTCCACCTGGTCCACAAAATTCTCCAAGATTTGCAGCTGAACCTGCAGGTGGACTTACATCATTAACATCTCCACCACCAGGTCCTGGATTTGGAGTTAGATCCgacttgtaa
- the LOC126856419 gene encoding N-alpha-acetyltransferase 38, NatC auxiliary subunit isoform X2 produces the protein MSASMKETMHNLSNIVNNEKIGNVEQANVPEETPAKQKLRSWLNRHLRIEMTDGRVLRGAFLCTDRDANVILGSCTEFLSTEHTEARVLGLVMC, from the exons ATGAGTGCAAGTATGAAAGAGACAATGCATAATTTGAGTAATATCGTGAACAACGAAAAGATTGGAAATGTAGAG CAGGCAAATGTGCCCGAGGAAACACCAGCAAAGCAGAAATTAAGAAGTTGGCTAAACCGACATTTACGAATTGAAATGACTGATGGAAGAGTGCTAAGAGGAGCATTTTTATGTACTGATCGCGATGCCAATGTCATTCTTGGCTCGTGCACTGAATTTCTGTCTACAGAACATACAGAAGCAAGAGTTTTAGGCTTGGTAATG tGTTAA
- the LOC126856419 gene encoding N-alpha-acetyltransferase 38, NatC auxiliary subunit isoform X1, translating to MSASMKETMHNLSNIVNNEKIGNVEQANVPEETPAKQKLRSWLNRHLRIEMTDGRVLRGAFLCTDRDANVILGSCTEFLSTEHTEARVLGLVMVPGRHIVSIHLDV from the exons ATGAGTGCAAGTATGAAAGAGACAATGCATAATTTGAGTAATATCGTGAACAACGAAAAGATTGGAAATGTAGAG CAGGCAAATGTGCCCGAGGAAACACCAGCAAAGCAGAAATTAAGAAGTTGGCTAAACCGACATTTACGAATTGAAATGACTGATGGAAGAGTGCTAAGAGGAGCATTTTTATGTACTGATCGCGATGCCAATGTCATTCTTGGCTCGTGCACTGAATTTCTGTCTACAGAACATACAGAAGCAAGAGTTTTAGGCTTGGTAATGGTACCTGGTCGACACATTGTTTCAATACATCTTGATGTTTAA
- the LOC126856418 gene encoding uncharacterized protein LOC126856418: MSRRQILGKLLKNISPAMYTSSTLFTYCTSSDKPSTNTKLQFEPLDTKKLTHEYMMKQSILDAVNSATQTLTVNFMAITDLSIEYRALLNKLISLFEETLTYNVNDEHWDLILELRNEMYDKKEKLAKLSDSMEDVYKMAIAVHQLSALYNMENLSNTLLQRIDDAKCKVKAEADSNKQLEHAYWRMQGQCIKSSKEKTEKQ; the protein is encoded by the exons ATGTCAAGGCGTCAAATTcttggaaaattattaaaaaatattagtccTGCCATG TATACATCAAGTACATTATTCACCTATTGTACTTCTTCTGATAAGCCTAGTACAAATACGAAGTTACAATTTGAACCATTGGACACCAAAAAGCTAACTCACGAATATATGATGAAACAATCTATATTGGATGCTGTTAACAGTGCAACACAGACATTAACTGTTAATTTTATGGCAATAACGGATCTGAGTATTGAATATag agcATTATTGAACAAGCTTATTTCACTTTTCGAAGAAACTTTAACTTACAATGTAAATGATGAGCATTGGGATTTGATTCTAGAATTACGGAATGAAATGTatgataaaaaggaaaaacttGCG aaattatctgATTCTATGGAAGATGTATACAAAATGGCAATAGCTGTCCATCAACTGAGTGCTTTATACAATATGGAAAATTTGAGCAATACACTTTTACAAAGAATAGATGATGCAAAGTGTAAAGTGAAAGCAGAAGCTGATAGCAATAAACAGTTGGAACATGCATACTGGCGTATGCAGGGACAATGTATTAAAAGCAGTAAGGAAAAAACTGAAAAACAATAG
- the LOC126856355 gene encoding hypoxia up-regulated protein 1 isoform X1 yields MEFSQRSVSMASLALFIIASFVGISEEVAVMSIDLGSEWMKVAIVSPGVPMEIALNKESKRKTPVAIAFRDGERSFGEDAQVVGVRFPQNTFSYILDLIGKPIDNPLVQLYLKRFPYYNIVADDQRKTIAFKLNENTTYTPEELLAQILHKGKEIAETSAQQKINEAVITVPGFFNQAERKALIQAAELAGLKVLQLINDYTAVALNYGVFGRTEINDSAHYIMFYDMGASSSTATIVSYQNMKTKERGFVETNPHVNVLGVGYDRTLGGLEMQIRLRNYLAKEFDALKKTPNSVFTSPRAMAKLFKEAGRVKTVLSANADHFAQIEGLIDDIDFKFQVTRDKLEEICADLFERITNPVKLALETSALTMDVISHVVLVGAGTRMPKVQETLSQYVKTELSKNVNTDEAAALGAAYKAADLSQGFKVKKFITKDAILFPIQITFDRYTDNKVRQVKKTLFGKMNPFPQKKIITFNKHTQDFDFHVNYAELDYLPPIEVMYIGEPKISTILLNGVTEALEKHAKEGAESKGIKVHFNMDDSGILNLLNVELVSEKLSTVVDEEEGTFSILGSTISKFFAGSPEQEPSEKTEEAPKEDVKPVHEEPESPEPSKDTEEKEKKKNETKMDEDKAPNKTEKANKEKKSTIIQIKEPISSNEIKLGSQILSGKKLAEVREKIHQLNVYDSEKVRRETALNNLESYVIDAQQKLDSEEYSVAATNKEVEEIQKACAEISEWLYEDGFTATAEVYEEKLMKLQKLTNDVYEKVSEHRDRPEVLKGMISLLNGSKTFLENMRNLSSTTEIITPVEVETLERAINETQDYYETISKYFAKASLNEPVKYKVRHIINKMDLLDREIKYLVTKVKIWRPKQETAANQTIDSKTEENEENEEFMSNTENDKFTDEQITSDNAKEQQEPMLKTMDATQDPLVLSESEEPRLSEEQVPEEIHQEL; encoded by the exons ATGGAGTTTTCGCAGAGAAGTGTGTCGATGGCGTCGTTAGCTTTATTCATCATCGCTTCTTTCGTCGGTATTAGCGAAGAAGTTGCTGTTATGAGCATCGACCTTGGTAGTGAATGGATGAAGGTCGCTATTGTTTCG CCTGGTGTTCCTATGGAAATAGCTTTAAATAAGGAATCGAAGAGGAAAACACCAGTTGCGATTGCGTTCAGAGATGGAGAAAGATCTTTTGGCGAAGATGCTCAAGTGGTAGGAGTGAGATTTCCCCAGAACACATTCTCCTATATTCTAGATCTTATAGGAAAGCCTATAGACAATCCACTAGTACAACTTTATCTGAAAAGATTTCcttattacaatattgttgCTGATGATCAGAGGAAAACTATCGCGTTTAAGTTAAATGAAAATACTACATATACTCCAGAAGAATTACTTGCACAAATACTGCACAAGGGTAAAGAGATTGCGGAAACCTCAGCCCAGCAAAAGATAAACGAGGCAGTTATCACTGTACCAGGATTCTTTAATCAAGCCGAAAGAAAAGCCTTGATTCAAGCAGCAGAACTTGCTGGATTGAAAGTGTTACAACTCATAAATGATTATACAGCGGTTGCTTTGAACTACGGTGTATTTggcagaactgaaataaatgattCTGCACATTACATCATGTTTTATGATATGGGAGCTAGTAGCAGTACCGCAACAATTGTTAGCTATCAGAACatgaaaacaaaagaaagGGGTTTTGTCGAAACGAATCCTCACGTTAATGTTTTGGGAGTAGGATATGATCGTACACTTGGTGGACTAGAAATGCAAATTAGATTGCGTAATTATCTAGCAAAAGAATTTGATGCGCTAAAAAAAACACCAAATTCGGTGTTTACGAGCCCGAGAGCGATGGCAAAGCTCTTTAAAGAAGCCGGACGCGTCAAAACTGTACTCAGCGCCAATGCAGATCATTTTGCCCAAATAGAAGGCTTAATAGATGACAttgatttcaaatttcaaGTCACAAGAGACAAATTGGAGGAGATATGTGCAGATTTATTTGAACGTATAACAAATCCTGTGAAGCTTGCTTTAGAAACTTCAG CTTTGACAATGGATGTTATATCGCATGTTGTACTGGTAGGAGCAGGTACTCGTATGCCAAAAGTACAAGAGACATTGTCCCAATATGTTAAAACAGAATTATCAAAGAATGTAAATACAGATGAAGCAGCTGCTTTAGGAGCTGCATACAAAGCAGCTGATCTAAGTCAGGGTTTTAAAGTCAAGAAATTTATCACAAAAGATGCTATATTGTTTCCAATTCAAATCACTTTTGATAGATATACCGATAACAAAGTTAGACAG GTGAAAAAGacattatttggaaaaatgaaTCCCTTTccacaaaagaaaattattacatttaataagcATACACAAGATTTTGATTTTCATGTAAATTATGCTGAATTAGATTATTTACCTCCCATAGAGGTAAT GTATATTGGAGAGCCAAAAATATCCACTATATTATTGAATGGTGTAACTGAAGCTTTAGAAAAGCATGCTAAGGAAGGAGCTGAAAGTAAAGGAATCAAAGTGCATTTTAATATGGACGATAGTGGCATACTGAATTTATTGAATGTGGAATTAGTGTCGGAAAAGTTGAGCACTGTTGTTGACGAAGAAGAGGGTACTTTCTCAATACTTGGCTCAActattagtaaattttttgcag GTTCTCCTGAGCAAGAACCATCAGAAAAAACGGAGGAAGCACCGAAAGAGGATGTAAAACCGGTACATGAAGAACCAGAATCTCCAGAGCCTTCAAAGGACACAgaggagaaggaaaaaaagaaaaatgagacgAAAATGGACGAAGATAAAGCTCCAAATAAGACTGAGAAggctaataaagaaaaaaaatctaccaTTATTCAAATCAAAGAACCTATCAGTTCAAACGAGATTAAACTAGGATCACAAATCTTGTCCGGCAAAAAACTCGCGGAAGTTCGAGAAAA aatacatCAGTTGAACGTGTATGATTCCGAAAAAGTGCGTCGAGAGACTGCATTAAATAATCTCGAATCGTATGTAATTGACGCGCAGCAGAAGCTCGATTCCGAAGAGTATTCGGTTGCAGCTACTAACAAAGAAGTCGAAGAAATCCAAAAAGCTTGTGCCGAGATCTCCGAGTGGTTATATGAAGATGGATTTACTGCGACCGCAGAAGTATACGAGGAAAAGTTaatgaaattgcaaaaattaaccAACGACGTCTATGAGAAAGTTTCTGAGCACCGAGACCGTCCGGAAGTTCTGAAAGGAATGATTTCATTACTCAATGGCAGTAAAACATTCTTAGAGAATATGCGTAACTTGAGTTCAACGACTGAGATTATTACGCCCGTTGAAGTCGAGACGTTAGAAAGAGCGATTAATGAGACGCAG gattattatgaaacaatttcaaaatatttcgcaaaagCTTCATTAAACGAACCAGTGAAATATAAAGTTCgccatattataaataaaatggatcTACTTGacagagaaattaaatatcttgtgactaaagtaaaaatttggaGACCAAAACAAGAAACTGCGGCGAATCAAACGATTGATAGTAAAACagaagaaaatgaagaaaatgagGAATTTATGTCTAATACtgaaaatgacaaatttacCGATGAACAAATTACATCAGATAATGCGAAAGAACAACAAGAACCGATGCTGAAAACGATGGACGCTACACAAGATCCATTAGTTTTATCAGAAAGCGAGGAACCACGATTAAGTGAGGAGCAAGTTCCAGAAGAAATACATCAAGaactataa
- the LOC126856355 gene encoding hypoxia up-regulated protein 1 isoform X2 → MEFSQRSVSMASLALFIIASFVGISEEVAVMSIDLGSEWMKVAIVSPGVPMEIALNKESKRKTPVAIAFRDGERSFGEDAQVVGVRFPQNTFSYILDLIGKPIDNPLVQLYLKRFPYYNIVADDQRKTIAFKLNENTTYTPEELLAQILHKGKEIAETSAQQKINEAVITVPGFFNQAERKALIQAAELAGLKVLQLINDYTAVALNYGVFGRTEINDSAHYIMFYDMGASSSTATIVSYQNMKTKERGFVETNPHVNVLGVGYDRTLGGLEMQIRLRNYLAKEFDALKKTPNSVFTSPRAMAKLFKEAGRVKTVLSANADHFAQIEGLIDDIDFKFQVTRDKLEEICADLFERITNPVKLALETSALTMDVISHVVLVGAGTRMPKVQETLSQYVKTELSKNVNTDEAAALGAAYKAADLSQGFKVKKFITKDAILFPIQITFDRYTDNKVRQVKKTLFGKMNPFPQKKIITFNKHTQDFDFHVNYAELDYLPPIEVMYIGEPKISTILLNGVTEALEKHAKEGAESKGIKVHFNMDDSGILNLLNVELVSEKLSTVVDEEEGSPEQEPSEKTEEAPKEDVKPVHEEPESPEPSKDTEEKEKKKNETKMDEDKAPNKTEKANKEKKSTIIQIKEPISSNEIKLGSQILSGKKLAEVREKIHQLNVYDSEKVRRETALNNLESYVIDAQQKLDSEEYSVAATNKEVEEIQKACAEISEWLYEDGFTATAEVYEEKLMKLQKLTNDVYEKVSEHRDRPEVLKGMISLLNGSKTFLENMRNLSSTTEIITPVEVETLERAINETQDYYETISKYFAKASLNEPVKYKVRHIINKMDLLDREIKYLVTKVKIWRPKQETAANQTIDSKTEENEENEEFMSNTENDKFTDEQITSDNAKEQQEPMLKTMDATQDPLVLSESEEPRLSEEQVPEEIHQEL, encoded by the exons ATGGAGTTTTCGCAGAGAAGTGTGTCGATGGCGTCGTTAGCTTTATTCATCATCGCTTCTTTCGTCGGTATTAGCGAAGAAGTTGCTGTTATGAGCATCGACCTTGGTAGTGAATGGATGAAGGTCGCTATTGTTTCG CCTGGTGTTCCTATGGAAATAGCTTTAAATAAGGAATCGAAGAGGAAAACACCAGTTGCGATTGCGTTCAGAGATGGAGAAAGATCTTTTGGCGAAGATGCTCAAGTGGTAGGAGTGAGATTTCCCCAGAACACATTCTCCTATATTCTAGATCTTATAGGAAAGCCTATAGACAATCCACTAGTACAACTTTATCTGAAAAGATTTCcttattacaatattgttgCTGATGATCAGAGGAAAACTATCGCGTTTAAGTTAAATGAAAATACTACATATACTCCAGAAGAATTACTTGCACAAATACTGCACAAGGGTAAAGAGATTGCGGAAACCTCAGCCCAGCAAAAGATAAACGAGGCAGTTATCACTGTACCAGGATTCTTTAATCAAGCCGAAAGAAAAGCCTTGATTCAAGCAGCAGAACTTGCTGGATTGAAAGTGTTACAACTCATAAATGATTATACAGCGGTTGCTTTGAACTACGGTGTATTTggcagaactgaaataaatgattCTGCACATTACATCATGTTTTATGATATGGGAGCTAGTAGCAGTACCGCAACAATTGTTAGCTATCAGAACatgaaaacaaaagaaagGGGTTTTGTCGAAACGAATCCTCACGTTAATGTTTTGGGAGTAGGATATGATCGTACACTTGGTGGACTAGAAATGCAAATTAGATTGCGTAATTATCTAGCAAAAGAATTTGATGCGCTAAAAAAAACACCAAATTCGGTGTTTACGAGCCCGAGAGCGATGGCAAAGCTCTTTAAAGAAGCCGGACGCGTCAAAACTGTACTCAGCGCCAATGCAGATCATTTTGCCCAAATAGAAGGCTTAATAGATGACAttgatttcaaatttcaaGTCACAAGAGACAAATTGGAGGAGATATGTGCAGATTTATTTGAACGTATAACAAATCCTGTGAAGCTTGCTTTAGAAACTTCAG CTTTGACAATGGATGTTATATCGCATGTTGTACTGGTAGGAGCAGGTACTCGTATGCCAAAAGTACAAGAGACATTGTCCCAATATGTTAAAACAGAATTATCAAAGAATGTAAATACAGATGAAGCAGCTGCTTTAGGAGCTGCATACAAAGCAGCTGATCTAAGTCAGGGTTTTAAAGTCAAGAAATTTATCACAAAAGATGCTATATTGTTTCCAATTCAAATCACTTTTGATAGATATACCGATAACAAAGTTAGACAG GTGAAAAAGacattatttggaaaaatgaaTCCCTTTccacaaaagaaaattattacatttaataagcATACACAAGATTTTGATTTTCATGTAAATTATGCTGAATTAGATTATTTACCTCCCATAGAGGTAAT GTATATTGGAGAGCCAAAAATATCCACTATATTATTGAATGGTGTAACTGAAGCTTTAGAAAAGCATGCTAAGGAAGGAGCTGAAAGTAAAGGAATCAAAGTGCATTTTAATATGGACGATAGTGGCATACTGAATTTATTGAATGTGGAATTAGTGTCGGAAAAGTTGAGCACTGTTGTTGACGAAGAAGAGG GTTCTCCTGAGCAAGAACCATCAGAAAAAACGGAGGAAGCACCGAAAGAGGATGTAAAACCGGTACATGAAGAACCAGAATCTCCAGAGCCTTCAAAGGACACAgaggagaaggaaaaaaagaaaaatgagacgAAAATGGACGAAGATAAAGCTCCAAATAAGACTGAGAAggctaataaagaaaaaaaatctaccaTTATTCAAATCAAAGAACCTATCAGTTCAAACGAGATTAAACTAGGATCACAAATCTTGTCCGGCAAAAAACTCGCGGAAGTTCGAGAAAA aatacatCAGTTGAACGTGTATGATTCCGAAAAAGTGCGTCGAGAGACTGCATTAAATAATCTCGAATCGTATGTAATTGACGCGCAGCAGAAGCTCGATTCCGAAGAGTATTCGGTTGCAGCTACTAACAAAGAAGTCGAAGAAATCCAAAAAGCTTGTGCCGAGATCTCCGAGTGGTTATATGAAGATGGATTTACTGCGACCGCAGAAGTATACGAGGAAAAGTTaatgaaattgcaaaaattaaccAACGACGTCTATGAGAAAGTTTCTGAGCACCGAGACCGTCCGGAAGTTCTGAAAGGAATGATTTCATTACTCAATGGCAGTAAAACATTCTTAGAGAATATGCGTAACTTGAGTTCAACGACTGAGATTATTACGCCCGTTGAAGTCGAGACGTTAGAAAGAGCGATTAATGAGACGCAG gattattatgaaacaatttcaaaatatttcgcaaaagCTTCATTAAACGAACCAGTGAAATATAAAGTTCgccatattataaataaaatggatcTACTTGacagagaaattaaatatcttgtgactaaagtaaaaatttggaGACCAAAACAAGAAACTGCGGCGAATCAAACGATTGATAGTAAAACagaagaaaatgaagaaaatgagGAATTTATGTCTAATACtgaaaatgacaaatttacCGATGAACAAATTACATCAGATAATGCGAAAGAACAACAAGAACCGATGCTGAAAACGATGGACGCTACACAAGATCCATTAGTTTTATCAGAAAGCGAGGAACCACGATTAAGTGAGGAGCAAGTTCCAGAAGAAATACATCAAGaactataa
- the LOC126856231 gene encoding transmembrane protein 50A — MTSCFESMQVPSCVWFEGGEKRNALASMLAGTLFFVGWWFIIDAHAKYPDEMANAYHVCGVFGTISLFMVNSVTNAQIRGEAYNGGCLGARGARSWLFIGFVMGFAAVIAACWILFADFVAEGAPHHWPGVGLFLQNVFIFLGSLTYKFGRSEDQWG; from the exons ATGACGTCCTGTTTCGAAAGCATGCAGGTTCCTTCCTGCGTTTGGTTCGAGGGCGGTGAGAAAAGAAATGCGCTTGCTTCTATGCTTGCAGGAACACTg TTTTTCGTAGGATGGTGGTTTATAATAGATGCGCATGCAAAATATCCAGATGAAATGGCAAATGCTTATCATGTATGTGGAGTATTTGGTACCATATCACTTTTTAT ggTCAATTCAGTGACAAATGCACAGATAAGAGGAGAAGCTTACAATGGTGGCTGTTTAGGAGCAAGAGGTGCAAGGAGTTGGCTATTTATTGGATTTGTTATGGGATTTGCAGCAGTAATAGCAGCCTGTTGGATTTTATTTGCTGATTTTGTGGCTGAag gggCACCACATCATTGGCCAGGTGTGGGATTGTTCCTACaaaatgtgtttattttcTTGGGTTcacttacatataaatttggtCGATCTGAAGATCAATGGGGTTAA
- the LOC126856229 gene encoding programmed cell death protein 2 isoform X1: MAIDLGFVQTCESWRLTSRFFPSKVGGKPAWLDLKNIPGKSDLECEYCNNVCVFLCQIYAPYEENDDAFHRTIYIFICKNIDCCRPNQNGNLKVFRSQLSRINTFYPSEPPVEEKNWRTDIDVSQWIKTCYICGIAAPSHCGKCKVVNYCCRVHQIYDWKNGHKYICGTEANNNNNFLFPEYEIVIESDDLTKDIEQDDVESEQKEIEKYNTMIQNGKAGSLQHEDVNDDLLQIASDEKDEMFTEFRMRTDNYPDQILRYDRGGKVLYISQYNQITDIPKCPECNGNRQFEFQIMPQLLNFLGLKDIVKCLDWGILAVFTCQQSCIPNGKYIREYIWKQDIV, encoded by the exons ATGGCAATCGATTTAGGATTTGTGCAGACATGCGAATCGTGGCGATTGACAAGTAGATTCTTTCCTAGTAAAGTAGGCGGTAAGCCGGCCTGGCTcgacttgaaaaatattcctgGTAAAAGTGATCTAGAATGCGAGTATTGCAACAATGTTTGCGTATTTCTGTGTCAAATTTACGCACCATATGAAGAAAACGATGATGCGTTTCACAGaaccatatatattttcatatgtaaGAACATAGATTGTTGCAGACCAAACCAAAATGGAAATTTGAAAGTTTTTCGATCGCAGTTGAGTAGAATCAATACTTTTTATCCGTCTGAACCGCCCGTCGAGGAGAAGAACTGGAGGACAGACATTG atgtaTCACAATGGATtaaaacatgttatatatgtgGAATTGCAGCACCGAGTCACTGTGGCAAATGTAAAGTCGTCAATTATTGCTGTCGTGTACATCAAATATATGACTGGAAGAAtggacataaatatatatgtggtACTGaagcaaataataacaataatttcttgTTTCCCGAATACGAAATTGTAATAGAGAGTGATGATTTGACGAAAGATATTGAGCAAGATGATGTTGAAAGCGAACAGAAGGAGATTGAAAAGTATAATACTATGATTCAAAATGGCAAAGCTGGAAGTCTTCAGCATGAAGATGTTAATGACGATTTATTACAGATAGCTAGCgatgaaaaagatgaaatgtTTACAGAGTTTCGTATGAGAACAGATAATTATCCAGATCAGATTTTAAG ATATGATAGAGGAGGAAAAGTTCTGTACATATcacaatataatcaaataacagATATACCAAAATGTCCAGAATGCAATGGCAATAGACAATTTGAATTTCAA ATAATGCCACAGCTATTAAATTTCCTAGGTTTGAAAGACATTGTCAAATGTCTTGATTGGGGGATATTGGCAGTTTTCACATGCCAACAATCTTGTATACCTAAtggtaaatatataagagaatatatatggaAGCAAGatattgtatga
- the LOC126856229 gene encoding programmed cell death protein 2 isoform X2, with translation MAIDLGFVQTCESWRLTSRFFPSKVGGKPAWLDLKNIPGKSDLECEYCNNVCVFLCQIYAPYEENDDAFHRTIYIFICKNIDCCRPNQNGNLKVFRSQLSRINTFYPSEPPVEEKNWRTDIDVSQWIKTCYICGIAAPSHCGKCKVVNYCCRVHQIYDWKNGHKYICGTEANNNNNFLFPEYEIVIESDDLTKDIEQDDVESEQKEIEKYNTMIQNGKAGSLQHEDVNDDLLQIASDEKDEMFTEFRMRTDNYPDQILRYDRGGKVLYISQYNQITDIPKCPECNGNRQFEFQV, from the exons ATGGCAATCGATTTAGGATTTGTGCAGACATGCGAATCGTGGCGATTGACAAGTAGATTCTTTCCTAGTAAAGTAGGCGGTAAGCCGGCCTGGCTcgacttgaaaaatattcctgGTAAAAGTGATCTAGAATGCGAGTATTGCAACAATGTTTGCGTATTTCTGTGTCAAATTTACGCACCATATGAAGAAAACGATGATGCGTTTCACAGaaccatatatattttcatatgtaaGAACATAGATTGTTGCAGACCAAACCAAAATGGAAATTTGAAAGTTTTTCGATCGCAGTTGAGTAGAATCAATACTTTTTATCCGTCTGAACCGCCCGTCGAGGAGAAGAACTGGAGGACAGACATTG atgtaTCACAATGGATtaaaacatgttatatatgtgGAATTGCAGCACCGAGTCACTGTGGCAAATGTAAAGTCGTCAATTATTGCTGTCGTGTACATCAAATATATGACTGGAAGAAtggacataaatatatatgtggtACTGaagcaaataataacaataatttcttgTTTCCCGAATACGAAATTGTAATAGAGAGTGATGATTTGACGAAAGATATTGAGCAAGATGATGTTGAAAGCGAACAGAAGGAGATTGAAAAGTATAATACTATGATTCAAAATGGCAAAGCTGGAAGTCTTCAGCATGAAGATGTTAATGACGATTTATTACAGATAGCTAGCgatgaaaaagatgaaatgtTTACAGAGTTTCGTATGAGAACAGATAATTATCCAGATCAGATTTTAAG ATATGATAGAGGAGGAAAAGTTCTGTACATATcacaatataatcaaataacagATATACCAAAATGTCCAGAATGCAATGGCAATAGACAATTTGAATTTCAA GTTTGA